Proteins found in one Thermococcus sp. genomic segment:
- a CDS encoding ribose-phosphate diphosphokinase has translation MFVIGSGGRHFEKELRELGGEVLEVELRKFPDGEKYVRVLGSGKEATVVSSTFAPQDEKIVELLLIGDALRESGFQRLRAVVPYFAYSRQDRVTKEGEPISVRAIMKALGLYYDELYVFDLHNPETLRYFPGKGINVSPAGVLAKYFAEKLGDGIVLAPDRGALNRARAVAEKLGLEYSHFEKRRISPTEVEMRPVDIDVRGKNVLIVDDIISTGGTMIRASEILKKLGAGKIFVGVTHGVFAEGAIKRVSEAVDELAVTNTIPTPVSRISIVPEILRL, from the coding sequence AGAGCTGAGGGAACTTGGCGGTGAAGTCCTCGAAGTTGAGCTCAGGAAGTTCCCAGATGGAGAGAAGTACGTCCGCGTTCTAGGTTCTGGAAAAGAGGCCACTGTTGTTAGTTCGACCTTTGCACCCCAGGACGAGAAGATAGTGGAGTTGTTACTCATAGGTGACGCGTTGAGGGAGTCGGGTTTCCAAAGGCTGAGAGCCGTTGTGCCGTACTTCGCCTACAGCCGGCAGGATAGGGTTACCAAGGAGGGGGAGCCAATAAGTGTGAGGGCAATAATGAAGGCCCTCGGCCTTTACTATGATGAACTCTACGTCTTCGACCTCCACAATCCCGAGACGCTTAGATATTTTCCGGGAAAAGGTATCAATGTCTCTCCAGCGGGGGTTCTAGCTAAGTACTTCGCCGAGAAACTTGGCGATGGAATAGTGCTGGCTCCAGACAGGGGGGCACTTAACAGGGCTAGGGCGGTTGCTGAAAAACTCGGTCTCGAATACAGCCACTTCGAGAAAAGGAGGATTTCTCCAACCGAGGTTGAGATGAGACCAGTGGACATAGATGTCCGGGGGAAGAACGTTCTCATAGTTGACGACATCATAAGCACCGGGGGGACTATGATTAGAGCTTCTGAGATACTGAAAAAGCTGGGGGCAGGTAAGATATTCGTTGGAGTTACCCACGGTGTCTTTGCCGAGGGTGCTATCAAGAGGGTCAGTGAGGCCGTTGACGAGCTTGCCGTTACAAATACAATACCAACTCCAGTATCAAGGATAAGCATCGTCCCGGAGATACTCCGCCTCTGA